The genomic segment CTGTTCGCCGGCAGCGGCGCGCTGGGCCTGGAAGCGGTGTCGCGCGGTGCCGCCCACGCCACCCTGGTCGAGCGCGATGCCCAGCTCGGGCGCAACCTGTCCGCCGCCGTCGCCAAGCTGCAGGCGGTAGACCAGGTCACCGTGGTCCAGGCCGATGCCCTGCGCTGGCTGCAAAGCGCCCCGGCGCAGCAGGCCGACCTGGTGTTCATCGACCCGCCGTTCGCCGATGGCCTGTGGCAGGACGTGCTGGCCCAGCTGCCGCGGCACCTGGCCGCCGATGCCTGGCTGTACCTGGAATCGCCGGCCGGCCACGTCCCGTCACTGCCGGCGGAATGGCTGCTGCACCGCGAGGGCGGCACCCGTGAGGTGCGCTTTGCCCTGTACCGCCGCGCCACTGCTACACTTTGACTTCATCTGAACATCTGCATCCGCCCATGACCGTGGCCAACCGCCGCATTGCCGTCTATCCCGGCACGTTCGATCCGATCACCAATGGTCATATCGACCTGGTGAGCCGGGCCGCGCCGTTGTTCGAAAAGGTCGTGGTCGGCGTGGCGCAGAGCCCGTCCAAGGGCCCGGCGCTGCCGCTGGAACAGCGCGTGCAGCTGGCCCGCGGCGCACTGGGCCACCACGGCAATGTCGAGGTCATCGGCTTCGATACCCTGCTGGCCCATTTCGTCCGTTCGGTCCAGGGTGGGGTGCTGCTGCGCGGCCTGCGCGCGGTGTCCGACTTCGAATACGAGTTCCAGATGGCCAGCATGAATCGCCATCTGATTCCCGAGGTCGAGACCCTGTTCCTGACCCCGGCCGAGCAGCACAGCTTCATTTCGTCCTCGCTGGTCCGCGAGATCGCGCGCCTGGGCGGTGACGTGTCCGGTTTCGTGCCGGCCGCGGTGCTCGAAGCCCTGCGCAAGGTCCGCGAAGCGA from the Stenotrophomonas maltophilia genome contains:
- the coaD gene encoding pantetheine-phosphate adenylyltransferase produces the protein MTVANRRIAVYPGTFDPITNGHIDLVSRAAPLFEKVVVGVAQSPSKGPALPLEQRVQLARGALGHHGNVEVIGFDTLLAHFVRSVQGGVLLRGLRAVSDFEYEFQMASMNRHLIPEVETLFLTPAEQHSFISSSLVREIARLGGDVSGFVPAAVLEALRKVREAKSAQS
- the rsmD gene encoding 16S rRNA (guanine(966)-N(2))-methyltransferase RsmD; this encodes MSGRGGNDGQVRIIGGRWRNTRLPVPTLPGLRPSSDRVRETLFNWLMPRLGGARVLDLFAGSGALGLEAVSRGAAHATLVERDAQLGRNLSAAVAKLQAVDQVTVVQADALRWLQSAPAQQADLVFIDPPFADGLWQDVLAQLPRHLAADAWLYLESPAGHVPSLPAEWLLHREGGTREVRFALYRRATATL